A genomic segment from Andrena cerasifolii isolate SP2316 chromosome 7, iyAndCera1_principal, whole genome shotgun sequence encodes:
- the Pig-b gene encoding phosphatidylinositol glycan anchor biosynthesis class B translates to MHLSKRNKTLSLLILWRLISVILVQTAHVPDEYWQSLEVAHRLAFGYGYLTWEWIAKIRSYVYPFLISIVYQLLALLSLDYVTALTTLPRLLQAFISAYGEFRLYEWSKNKWTLYSLCVNWYWYYCATRTLINTIETACTMIALSMFPWRDSNIRSINFMWIVGFLCMMRPTAAITWLPLCFYHLCTSPRNKLMLISRYCMVGIVCCLSCILLDTYCYGTLVISPWEFFRVNVLHKVGDSYGTQHLLWYLFSGLPVLLGLYYPIFISCVWQITRHPASFHRQAIMLVAIGWTLCVYSLLSHKEFRFLLPVLPMLIYICTSCRLSLNIKFAKTGRKIFIALLIVTNLLPGLYFCTVHQRGSLDAMNILRKELADSDNTANLLFLTPCHATPLYSHLHNNVPIKILTCEPNLNNSANYVDEADVFFADPMQWLSHNYDNRNIIPSHVIAFNDLTPKIRKFLEHYQLIYETFHAHFPQSNYGKYIEIYKHK, encoded by the coding sequence ATGCATTTatctaaaagaaataaaacgTTATCTTTGCTAATATTGTGGAGGTTAATCTCTGTCATTCTTGTACAAACTGCCCACGTACCGGACGAGTACTGGCAGTCATTAGAAGTGGCTCATCGCTTAGCATTCGGATATGGATATCTGACGTGGGAGTGGATCGCAAAGATTCGCAGCTATGTCTATCCATTCCTGATATCCATTGTCTATCAACTACTGGCATTGCTGTCTTTAGATTATGTAACAGCCTTGACGACGTTGCCTCGATTACTTCAAGCGTTTATCAGTGCTTATGGAGAGTTTAGACTCTACGAGTGGTCTAAAAACAAATGGACACTGTACAGCTTGTGCGTAAATTGGTACTGGTACTATTGCGCCACACGCACGCTAATCAATACCATAGAAACGGCGTGTACCATGATAGCGCTGTCAATGTTTCCATGGCGGGACAGCAATATCAGAAGTATAAACTTCATGTGGATCGTAGGATTTTTATGCATGATGCGACCCACTGCCGCTATTACATGGTTGCCCTTATGCTTCTATCATTTATGTACGAGTCCGCGGAATAAGTTAATGTTAATATCTCGATACTGCATGGTAGGCATTGTTTGTTGCTTGAGTTGCATACTGTTGGACACTTACTGTTACGGTACATTAGTCATTTCTCCTTGGGAGTTCTTCCGTGTAAATGTACTACATAAGGTTGGAGATTCGTATGGAACACAGCATTTACTGTGGTACCTTTTTAGCGGATTACCAGTACTTTTAGGATTATATTATCCTATCTTTATATCGTGTGTTTGGCAAATAACGAGGCATCCCGCTTCTTTCCATCGTCAAGCGATCATGCTGGTAGCGATTGGTTGGACACTCTGCGTCTATTCGCTGCTGTCTCACAAAGAATTTAGGTTCCTATTGCCCGTTTTGCCAATgttaatatacatatgtacttcTTGTAGACTCAGTTTGAACATTAAGTTCGCAAAGACGGGAAGAAAAATCTTTATAGCATTATTAATAGTCACTAATCTCTTGCCTGGTCTTTACTTTTGTACAGTGCACCAGCGTGGATCGCTAGACGCAATGAATATTCTCCGCAAGGAGCTCGCTGACTCGGACAATACAGCTAACTTATTATTTCTGACCCCTTGTCATGCCACACCTTTATACAGCCATTTACACAACAATGTACCCATAAAAATATTGACTTGCGAACCTAATCTCAATAACTCTGCGAATTATGTGGACGAAGCTGATGTATTTTTTGCCGACCCGATGCAATGGCTCAGCCATAACTATGATAACAGAAACATAATACCTAGCCATGTAATAGCATTTAATGACTTAACAcctaaaataagaaaattcctAGAGCATTATCAACTTATATATGAAACATTTCACGCGCATTTTCCTCAGTCAAATTATGGAAAAtacattgaaatatacaaacataaataa